The Solanum lycopersicum chromosome 9, SLM_r2.1 genome window below encodes:
- the LOC101267936 gene encoding uncharacterized protein isoform X1: protein MLYLGPVFIRYAFVIVEVQRWGMKSMMWKPAQSILKQHFEKALAGIKRINLEGLRWRVFDAKGQVLGRLASQISTVIQGKDKPTYAPNREEGDMCIVLNAKDICVTGRKLTDKFYRWHTGYIGHLKERSLKDQMAKDPTEVIRKAVLRMLPRNKLRDDRDRKLRIFTNDEHPFADRPLEPYVMPPRQVRELRPRTRRAMIRAEKKAEQQQQGTNNTSKRKKNKDVEEEAVST, encoded by the exons ATGCTCTACCTTGGGCCTGTTTTTATACGATATGCATTTGTTATAGTTGAGGTGCAGCGGTGGGG gATGAAATCGATGATGTGGAAGCCAGCTCAGTCTATACTCAAACAACATTTTGAG AAAGCTCTTGCTGGCATAAAACGTATCAATTTGGAAGGTCTGAGATGGAGAGTGTTTGATGCCAAAGGCCAG GTCCTGGGAAGGCTAGCATCACAGATATCAACCGTGATTCAAGGAAAAGATAAACCAACATACGCACCTAACCGCGAAGAAGGTGATATGTGCATTGTGCTCAATGCAAAGGACATTTGTGTCACTGGGAGAAAACTCACGGATAAGTTCTATCGATGGCACACTGG TTACATAGGCCACCTCAAGGAGAGGAGTCTGAAAGACCAGATGGCTAAGGATCCAACAGAAGTTATTCGCAAAGCTGTCCTGCGAATGCTGCCAAGAAATAAGTTGCGTGAT GATAGAGATCGGAAATTGAGGATTTTTACCAATGATGAGCACCCTTTTGCTGACAGACCTCTAGAGCCGTATGTGATGCCTCCTAGACAAGTTCGTGAGCTGCGCCCTCGTACAAGACGAGCCATGATTCGAGCTGAAAAGAAAGCTGAACAACAGCAACAAGGTACAAACAAtacaagtaaaagaaaaaagaacaaggATGTGGAAGAAGAAGCAGTGAGCACATGA
- the LOC101267352 gene encoding uncharacterized protein encodes MVNKRVPDWLNSSLWSSPGPQPSVQSPSSSPTPLNEDDNRSTRSATKSSTVTVNAVKAGGSANDGELTVERPGSMTAAPAVVRAETRHGPPRAKAEIRDPLSSSSNYHSDDENGSSASSTMTSASAAAAAAISSAEDISRQAQLCQELSRKIINMGEVRRLASQGIPDGAGIRATVWKLLLGYLPTEKALWPTELVKKRSQYKHFKEELLVNPSEITRKLEKSVILDDEGTVIEDKGALPRSEIPQGEHPLSLGKNSIWNQFFQDTEIIEQIDRDVKRTHPDLHFFSGDTPFAKSNQDSLRNILIIFAKLNPGIRYVQGMNEVLAPLFYVFRNDPNEENAASAEADTFFCFVELLSGFRDHFCQQLDNSVVGIRSTITKLSQFLKEHDEELWRHLEMTTKVNPQFYAFRWITLLLTQEFNFPDSLLIWDTLLSDPEGPLETLLRVCCAMLIIVRRRLLAGDFTSNLKLLQNYPSTNISHLLYVANKLRVKSV; translated from the exons ATGGTTAACAAACGCGTTCCCGATTGGCTCAACAGCTCACTCTGGTCGTCTCCTGGACCACAACCTTCAGTTCAATCTCCATCTTCATCGCCGACGCCGTTAAATGAGGATGACAACCGGTCTACACGTTCAGCTACTAAATCATCTACTGTTACTGTTAACGCCGTTAAAGCTGGTGGTTCGGCTAATGACGGAGAGTTAACGGTCGAACGGCCTGGTTCAATGACGGCAGCCCCGGCAGTGGTTAGAGCGGAGACTAGGCACGGGCCTCCACGCGCTAAAGCGGAAATTAGAGATCCTTTgagtagtagtagtaattaTCATAGTGATGATGAAAATGGAAGTTCCGCTAGTAGTACAATGACGTCTGCATCTGCTGCTGCTGCAGCAGCTATTTCGTCAGCTGAGGATATTTCTCGTCAGGCTCAGCTTTGTCAAGAG tTGTCAAGAAAGATTATAAACATGGGAGAAGTCAGGAGGCTAGCATCACAAGGGATACCAGATGGAGCTGGCATTCGTGCTACAGTGTGGAAG CTGCTATTGGGATATTTGCCGACCGAGAAAGCACTATGGCCAACAGAGTTGGTTAAAAAGAGGTCTCAATACAAGCATTTTAAAGAGGAGCTTTTGGTGAATCCT TCGGAGATTACGAGGAAGTTGGAGAAGTCGGTAATACTTGATGATGAAGGAACAGTTATAGAGGACAAGGGTGCACTCCCAAGATCAGAGATACCTCAAGGAGAGCATCCTTTAAGTCTTGGGAAGAATAGCATATGGAATCAGTTCTTCCAG GACACGGAAATAATTGAACAGATAGATCGAGATGTCAAGCGCACACATCCAGACCTGCACTTTTTCTCTGGGGACACACCATTTGCAAAATCTAACCAG GACTCTCTGAGGAATATACTCATTATCTTTGCCAAACTCAATCCTGGTATAAGATACGTGCAAGGGATGAATGAAGTATTGGCTCCACTATTCTATGTATTCAGGAACGATCCCAATGAGGAAAATGCA GCATCTGCAGAAGCAGACACTTTCTTCTGCTTCGTGGAGCTATTGAGTGGATTTCGTGATCATTTTTGTCAGCAACTTGACAATAGTGTTGTTGGAATTCGTTCTACAATTACAAAGTTATCACAATTTCTGAAAGAACATGATGAGGAGCTCTGGCGGCATCTTGAAATGACAACCAAA GTGAATCCACAGTTCTACGCATTCAGATGGATAACACTTCTGCTAACACAAGAATTCAACTTCCCGGACAGCCTGCTTATATGGGACACACTACTAAGTGATCCTGAAGGACCTCTG GAAACGCTGCTTCGAGTCTGCTGTGCTATGTTAATTATTGTTCGGAGGCGTCTACTTGCTGGGGATTTCACTTCTAATTTGAAGCTACTCCAAAATTATCCATCCACAAATATCAGTCACCTCCTCTACGTAGCCAACAAACTACGCGTTAAATCAGTCTAA
- the LOC101267936 gene encoding uncharacterized protein isoform X2, with product MVMGQPFSGNMKKALAGIKRINLEGLRWRVFDAKGQVLGRLASQISTVIQGKDKPTYAPNREEGDMCIVLNAKDICVTGRKLTDKFYRWHTGYIGHLKERSLKDQMAKDPTEVIRKAVLRMLPRNKLRDDRDRKLRIFTNDEHPFADRPLEPYVMPPRQVRELRPRTRRAMIRAEKKAEQQQQGTNNTSKRKKNKDVEEEAVST from the exons ATGGTGATGGGTCAGCCATTTAGTGGCAACATGAAG AAAGCTCTTGCTGGCATAAAACGTATCAATTTGGAAGGTCTGAGATGGAGAGTGTTTGATGCCAAAGGCCAG GTCCTGGGAAGGCTAGCATCACAGATATCAACCGTGATTCAAGGAAAAGATAAACCAACATACGCACCTAACCGCGAAGAAGGTGATATGTGCATTGTGCTCAATGCAAAGGACATTTGTGTCACTGGGAGAAAACTCACGGATAAGTTCTATCGATGGCACACTGG TTACATAGGCCACCTCAAGGAGAGGAGTCTGAAAGACCAGATGGCTAAGGATCCAACAGAAGTTATTCGCAAAGCTGTCCTGCGAATGCTGCCAAGAAATAAGTTGCGTGAT GATAGAGATCGGAAATTGAGGATTTTTACCAATGATGAGCACCCTTTTGCTGACAGACCTCTAGAGCCGTATGTGATGCCTCCTAGACAAGTTCGTGAGCTGCGCCCTCGTACAAGACGAGCCATGATTCGAGCTGAAAAGAAAGCTGAACAACAGCAACAAGGTACAAACAAtacaagtaaaagaaaaaagaacaaggATGTGGAAGAAGAAGCAGTGAGCACATGA
- the LOC101267649 gene encoding uncharacterized protein produces MATETVNPKAYPLADSQLTTTIMDLVQQAANYKQLKKGANEATKTLNRGISEFVVMAADTEPLEILLHLPLLAEDKNVPYVFVPSKQALGRACGVTRPVIACSVTSNEGSQLKSQIQQLKDAIEKLLI; encoded by the exons ATG GCAACAGAAACTGTGAACCCAAAAGCATATCCTCTTGCTGATTCACAGCTTACAACGACCATAATGGATTTGGTTCAACAAGCTGCTAATTATAAGCAGCTTAAAAAGGGTGCTAATGAAG CTACAAAGACACTAAACAGAGGAATTTCGGAATTCGTTGTCATGGCTGCAGATACTGAGCCTCTTGAAATCCTTCTTCACCTTCCGCTCCTTGCCGAAGATAAG AATGTGCCGTATGTCTTTGTCCCTTCAAAACAAGCTCTTGGCCGAGCATGTGGTGTTACCCGTCCTGTGATAGCTTGTTCAGTGACGAGCAATGAGGGAAGCCAGTTGAAATCTCAAATACAGCAACTAAAG GATGCCATTGAGAAGCTCCTCATCTAA